Proteins found in one Zea mays cultivar B73 chromosome 1, Zm-B73-REFERENCE-NAM-5.0, whole genome shotgun sequence genomic segment:
- the LOC100193348 gene encoding prolyl 4-hydroxylase 1, whose product MAGRLAGRGGRPLLGGSGGGGKRGGRPSMAVVAALLLACAALLLLLALGALSLPGASDGSGGRGAGLSLSRPRSRFRRSAFDSGLETRGEKGEPWTEVLSWEPRAFVYHNFLSKEECDHLISLAKPHMKKSTVVDSATGGSKDSRVRTSSGMFLRRGQDKIIRTIEKRIADYTFIPVEQGEGLQVLHYEVGQKYEPHFDYFHDDYNTKNGGQRIATLLMYLSDVEDGGETVFPSSTTNSSSSPFYNELSECAKGGLSVKPKMGDALLFWSMKPDGSLDPTSLHGGCPVIKGNKWSSTKWMRVHEYKV is encoded by the exons ATGGCGGGCCGGCTGGCGGGGCGAGGCGGGAGGCCGCTGCTAGGCGGAAGTGGCGGGGGCGGGAAGCGGGGCGGGAGGCCGTCGATGGCGGTCGTGGCGGCGCTGCTGCTGGCGTGCGCggcgctgctcctgctcctggccctCGGCGCGCTATCGCTGCCCGGGGCCTCCGACGGCTCCGGGGGACGCGGTGCGGGGCTCTCGCTCTCGCGCCCCCGCTCGCGCTTCCGCAGATCCGCCTTCGACTC GGGGCTAGAGACGCGTGGGGAGAAGGGGGAGCCGTGGACGGAGGTGCTGTCGTGGGAGCCCCGCGCGTTCGTGTACCACAACTTCCTC TCCAAGGAAGAATGTGACCATTTGATTTCACTGGCAAAGCCTCATATGAAGAAGTCAACAGTAGTTGATTCAGCAACTGGAGGCAGCAAGGACAGCAG GGTGCGGACAAGTTCAGGAATGTTTCTTAGAAGAGGGCAGGACAAAATTATTCGGACAATTGAGAAAAGGATAGCAGATTACACCTTCATACCTGTAG AGCAGGGTGAGGGTCTTCAAGTTCTCCACTATGAAGTTGGGCAGAAGTATGAACCTCACTTTGATTACTTCCATGATGATTACAACACCAAGAATGGAGGCCAGCGTATAGCAACTCTTCTTATGTATCT TTCGGATGTTGAAGATGGTGGCGAGACTGTGTTCCCTTCGTCGACAACAAACAGCAGCTCGTCACCATTTTATAATGAGCTGTCTGAATGTGCAAAGGGTGGTCTATCTGTTAAACCAAAGATGGGAGATGCGCTTCTGTTCTGGAGCATGAAGCCTGATGGGTCCCTAGATCCCACAAGCCTGCATG GTGGATGCCCAGTTATAaaaggcaacaaatggtcatcgacGAAGTGGATGCGTGTTCATGAGTACAAAGTTTAG